A single window of Microbacterium oryzae DNA harbors:
- the rplW gene encoding 50S ribosomal protein L23: MTALNKDPRDVIIAPVVSEKSYGLIDEGKYTFIVDPRSNKSEIKLAIEKIFDVKVASVNTINRVGKTRRTRFGTGKRKDTKRAIVTLKSGTIDIFTAVS, encoded by the coding sequence ATGACCGCTCTCAACAAGGACCCCCGCGATGTCATCATCGCGCCGGTCGTCTCTGAGAAGAGCTACGGCCTGATCGACGAGGGCAAGTACACGTTCATCGTGGACCCCCGCTCGAACAAGTCGGAGATCAAGCTCGCGATCGAGAAGATCTTCGATGTGAAGGTCGCCTCGGTGAACACGATCAACCGCGTCGGCAAGACTCGCCGCACCCGCTTCGGCACGGGCAAGCGCAAGGACACCAAGCGCGCCATCGTGACCCTCAAGTCGGGCACCATCGACATCTTCACGGCTGTCAGCTGA
- the rplD gene encoding 50S ribosomal protein L4: protein MADSTLALDVLSTDGSKTGTVELPASVFDAKTNIPLIHQVVVAQLAAARQGTHSTKRRGEVSGAGRKPFKQKGTGNARQGSIRAPHMTGGGIVHGPKPRDYSQRTPKKMIAAALAGVLSDRLRGGRLHVVDAFGTEKPSTKAAASFIAQVTTSKKVLIVLDRTDDFGWLSVRNLRNVHVLSADQLNAYDVVTSDDVVFTKAAIDAFIAQKTGAIQEVSA from the coding sequence ATGGCTGACTCGACTCTCGCTCTCGACGTCCTCAGCACCGATGGCAGCAAGACCGGCACGGTCGAGCTTCCCGCTTCGGTGTTCGACGCCAAGACGAACATCCCGCTGATCCACCAGGTCGTCGTCGCGCAGCTCGCGGCGGCTCGCCAGGGCACCCACTCGACCAAGCGTCGCGGTGAGGTCTCCGGTGCCGGCCGCAAGCCCTTCAAGCAGAAGGGCACGGGTAACGCCCGTCAGGGCTCGATCCGTGCGCCGCACATGACCGGTGGTGGCATCGTCCACGGTCCGAAGCCGCGCGACTACTCGCAGCGCACCCCCAAGAAGATGATCGCCGCCGCCCTCGCGGGCGTGCTCAGCGACCGTCTCCGCGGCGGCCGCCTGCACGTCGTCGACGCGTTCGGCACCGAGAAGCCCTCGACGAAGGCTGCTGCGTCGTTCATCGCGCAGGTCACCACGTCGAAGAAGGTCCTCATCGTGCTCGACCGCACCGATGACTTCGGATGGCTGAGCGTGCGCAACCTGCGCAACGTCCACGTCCTGTCCGCTGACCAGCTCAACGCATACGACGTGGTCACGTCTGACGACGTCGTGTTCACGAAGGCCGCGATCGACGCGTTCATCGCGCAGAAGACCGGCGCCATTCAGGAGGTCTCGGCATGA
- the rplC gene encoding 50S ribosomal protein L3, whose product MADINNKVSKGLLGTKLGMTQVWNENGKLIPVTVIELAPNVVTQIRSLEKDGYNAVQIGYGQVDPRKVNKPLTAHFEAAGVTPRRHLTELRTADAADYSLGQELTVDGVFEAGQLVDVVGTSKGKGTAGVMKRHNFKGVSASHGAHRNHRKPGSIGASSTPSRVFKGMRMAGRMGGERVTVLNLTVHAVDAEKGLLLVKGAVPGARGRVVFVRNAVKGA is encoded by the coding sequence ATGGCTGACATCAACAACAAGGTTTCGAAGGGCCTCCTGGGCACCAAGCTCGGGATGACCCAGGTCTGGAACGAGAACGGCAAGCTCATCCCCGTCACGGTGATCGAGCTCGCTCCCAACGTGGTGACCCAGATCCGTTCGCTCGAGAAGGACGGCTACAACGCCGTTCAGATCGGCTACGGCCAGGTCGACCCCCGCAAGGTGAACAAGCCCCTGACGGCCCACTTCGAGGCCGCTGGCGTGACGCCCCGTCGTCACCTCACCGAGCTCCGCACCGCGGACGCTGCCGACTACAGCCTGGGCCAGGAGCTCACGGTTGACGGAGTGTTCGAGGCCGGCCAGCTGGTCGACGTCGTCGGCACCAGCAAGGGCAAGGGCACCGCGGGTGTCATGAAGCGCCACAACTTCAAGGGCGTCTCCGCTTCGCACGGTGCGCACCGCAACCACCGCAAGCCCGGTTCGATCGGCGCCTCGTCGACCCCGAGCCGCGTCTTCAAGGGCATGCGCATGGCCGGCCGTATGGGTGGCGAGCGCGTGACCGTCCTCAACCTCACGGTCCACGCCGTCGACGCCGAGAAGGGTCTGCTGCTCGTCAAGGGCGCCGTCCCCGGTGCGCGCGGCCGGGTCGTCTTCGTCCGCAACGCTGTGAAGGGGGCCTGA
- the rpsJ gene encoding 30S ribosomal protein S10, producing MAGQKIRIRLKSYDHEVIDSSARKIVDTVTRAGAQVVGPVPLPTEKNVVAVIRSPHKYKDSREHFEMRTHKRLIDIVDPTPKAVDSLMRLDLPADVNIEIKL from the coding sequence ATGGCGGGACAGAAGATCCGCATTCGCCTGAAGTCGTATGACCACGAGGTCATCGACTCGTCGGCGCGCAAGATCGTCGACACGGTGACCCGTGCCGGCGCTCAGGTCGTCGGCCCGGTGCCGCTCCCGACGGAGAAGAACGTCGTGGCGGTCATCCGTTCGCCCCACAAGTACAAGGACAGCCGCGAGCACTTCGAGATGCGCACCCACAAGCGCCTCATCGACATCGTCGACCCGACCCCCAAGGCGGTCGACTCGCTCATGCGCCTGGACCTCCCTGCTGACGTCAACATTGAGATCAAGCTCTGA
- a CDS encoding lytic transglycosylase domain-containing protein, with the protein MPRTLEAGEPLLTPFPRPNHLALLRQEKDRRRRRRVSIGAALALFMTAASGSVAAAAAELAPAPRDAGTVTAAATIAEAAGDAKVALDDAQAAIDEAHPTVNTKRLDAYVQKLEDYDKLPAIVVLGVADEAEAETKAVVANTAAADKADAEIAAAKKAAAEKKAAEEKAAAEKKAAEEKAAAEKAAAEQAAAEQAAQEQAAQEQAAQEQAAPAPAAPEQPAAPAPEQAPAQTFSGGDPQSIARDMAANQYGWGEGEFQCLVSLWNKESGWNPSAMNPSSGAYGIPQSLPGSKMASAGADWQTNPATQIAWGLGYIAGSYGTPCGAWGHSQSTGWY; encoded by the coding sequence ATGCCCCGCACGCTTGAAGCGGGTGAGCCCCTTCTCACCCCGTTCCCCCGACCGAATCACCTCGCGCTCCTTCGGCAGGAGAAGGATCGCCGCCGCCGCCGTCGCGTGTCGATCGGCGCCGCACTCGCCCTGTTCATGACCGCCGCCAGCGGAAGCGTCGCGGCCGCGGCCGCCGAGCTCGCTCCGGCGCCGCGTGACGCCGGCACCGTGACGGCCGCCGCCACGATCGCCGAGGCCGCCGGTGACGCGAAGGTCGCGCTGGACGACGCGCAGGCCGCCATCGATGAGGCGCACCCGACGGTCAACACCAAGCGCCTGGACGCATACGTCCAGAAGCTCGAGGACTACGACAAGCTCCCCGCCATCGTGGTGCTGGGCGTGGCCGACGAGGCCGAGGCCGAGACCAAGGCCGTCGTCGCCAACACCGCCGCCGCGGACAAGGCCGACGCCGAGATCGCCGCCGCGAAGAAGGCCGCTGCGGAGAAGAAGGCCGCCGAGGAGAAGGCTGCTGCCGAGAAGAAGGCCGCGGAGGAGAAGGCTGCTGCCGAGAAGGCCGCCGCTGAGCAGGCCGCTGCCGAGCAGGCCGCGCAGGAGCAGGCCGCGCAGGAGCAGGCCGCGCAGGAGCAGGCTGCTCCGGCGCCCGCAGCGCCCGAGCAGCCCGCCGCTCCCGCTCCCGAGCAGGCGCCCGCGCAGACGTTCAGCGGCGGGGACCCGCAGTCGATCGCCCGCGACATGGCCGCGAACCAGTACGGCTGGGGCGAGGGCGAGTTCCAGTGCCTCGTGTCGCTCTGGAACAAGGAGTCCGGCTGGAACCCCTCGGCCATGAACCCCTCCAGCGGCGCCTACGGCATCCCGCAGTCGCTGCCCGGCAGCAAGATGGCCAGCGCCGGCGCCGACTGGCAGACGAACCCCGCGACGCAGATCGCGTGGGGCCTCGGCTACATCGCCGGCAGCTACGGCACCCCGTGCGGTGCGTGGGGCCACTCTCAGTCCACCGGCTGGTACTGA
- a CDS encoding DUF559 domain-containing protein, with protein sequence MSTPPGPMRRLLAEVRRRHGIARVADLRDAGVGRRAMDDAVAMRLAIRPRRGWLALPQCDPVLVAAARDGVILTCLSAARLQGLWTRDVSADHVAAPSHAGHVRREAARIHWCQPLVPRAPGSLVDPIENVLAIVAECQPFEEARAIWESALHHRKVEIGAMRAFPLKPAVRRLADLVTPFADEGTESTFLQRISWMPIRIVPQVVLLGRRVDFLLGERLIVQIDGGHHVGRKRADDIAHDAQLRLHGYHVIRISYGQIFDEWPMVQDLILRSIAQGLHLAR encoded by the coding sequence ATGAGCACTCCCCCGGGCCCCATGCGGCGACTTCTCGCGGAAGTCCGCCGTCGTCACGGCATCGCTCGCGTCGCGGACCTGCGCGATGCGGGCGTGGGCCGTCGTGCCATGGACGACGCGGTGGCGATGCGCCTCGCCATCCGTCCCCGGCGAGGCTGGCTCGCACTGCCGCAGTGCGACCCGGTGCTCGTCGCCGCGGCGCGCGATGGCGTGATCCTCACGTGCCTGTCCGCCGCTCGGCTTCAGGGGCTGTGGACCCGCGACGTCTCAGCCGACCACGTGGCCGCTCCCTCGCACGCGGGGCACGTCCGGCGTGAGGCCGCGCGCATCCACTGGTGCCAGCCGCTCGTGCCTCGCGCACCCGGATCCCTGGTGGACCCCATCGAGAACGTGCTCGCGATCGTCGCGGAGTGCCAGCCCTTCGAGGAGGCGCGCGCCATCTGGGAGTCCGCGCTGCATCATCGCAAGGTCGAGATCGGTGCGATGCGCGCGTTCCCGCTGAAGCCCGCGGTGCGTCGACTCGCCGACCTCGTCACGCCCTTCGCCGACGAGGGCACCGAATCCACGTTCCTCCAGCGCATCAGCTGGATGCCCATCCGCATCGTGCCGCAGGTGGTGCTGCTCGGGCGACGGGTCGACTTCCTCCTCGGCGAACGCCTCATCGTCCAGATCGACGGCGGACACCACGTGGGCCGCAAGCGCGCGGACGACATCGCGCACGATGCGCAGCTCCGCCTGCACGGCTACCACGTGATCCGGATCTCCTACGGGCAGATCTTCGACGAATGGCCCATGGTGCAGGACCTCATCCTGCGGAGCATCGCGCAGGGCCTGCACCTGGCGCGCTGA
- a CDS encoding sugar transferase: MLRTASGKIPVVGATPPPTFNWRKRYARMLRITDFIVITVVVFGTQISWLGIHKVIAMPVPAWPGLSSYTALSVLVVLLWMMVLALNDTRSDRVIGVGTAEYKRIFDSSFMLFGVIAIVAFLLKVEIARGYMLIALPTGVAALFLERWVWRRWLARQRAKGEYSARVLLVGSEKSVAHTARELKRTKGTGYHIVGACIPTGRIAGSLTDTDIPVMGSVNSVERAIEVTGADTVVITSTDELGPQRVKQVSWALESGKQHLVLAPSITDVAGPRIHMRPVSGLPLMHVETPRFSPGQRFVKRMMDLVGSLAIVTILSPVLLVLALIVKVSSPGPVIYRQTRIGRHGREFQMLKFRSMVVGADSRLEELIAQQDMGNEVQFKMKDDPRVTKVGRIMRKLSLDELPQLFNVLGGSMSLVGPRPPIQREVDLYADHVHRRFLVKPGITGLWQVSGRSSLSWDDSVRLDLSYVENWSVMGDIVILLKTGKAALLPGDTAS, encoded by the coding sequence ATGCTGCGCACCGCGAGCGGGAAGATCCCCGTCGTCGGGGCGACTCCGCCGCCGACATTCAACTGGCGCAAGCGCTATGCGCGGATGCTCCGTATCACGGACTTCATCGTCATCACGGTCGTCGTGTTCGGCACGCAGATCAGCTGGCTGGGCATCCACAAGGTCATCGCCATGCCCGTGCCGGCGTGGCCGGGCCTGAGCTCATACACCGCGCTGTCAGTGCTCGTCGTGCTGCTGTGGATGATGGTGCTCGCGCTGAACGACACCCGGTCCGACCGCGTGATCGGCGTGGGCACGGCGGAGTACAAGCGCATCTTCGACTCGAGCTTCATGCTGTTCGGCGTCATCGCCATCGTCGCGTTCCTCCTCAAGGTCGAGATCGCGCGCGGCTACATGCTCATCGCGCTGCCGACCGGCGTCGCCGCGCTGTTCCTCGAGCGCTGGGTCTGGCGCCGATGGCTGGCCCGCCAGCGCGCCAAGGGGGAGTACTCCGCGCGCGTGCTGCTCGTCGGCTCGGAGAAGTCGGTCGCGCATACCGCGCGGGAGCTCAAGCGCACCAAGGGCACCGGGTACCACATCGTCGGAGCCTGCATCCCGACCGGCCGCATCGCCGGCAGCCTCACCGACACGGACATCCCGGTCATGGGAAGCGTCAACTCCGTCGAGCGCGCCATCGAGGTCACCGGCGCCGACACCGTCGTCATCACGAGCACCGACGAGCTCGGCCCGCAGCGCGTGAAGCAGGTCTCCTGGGCGCTGGAGTCGGGCAAGCAGCACCTCGTGCTCGCGCCGTCGATCACGGATGTCGCCGGTCCCCGCATCCACATGCGCCCGGTCTCGGGTCTGCCGCTCATGCACGTGGAGACGCCGCGGTTCTCGCCCGGCCAGCGCTTCGTGAAGCGGATGATGGACCTCGTCGGGTCGCTCGCGATCGTGACGATTCTCAGCCCCGTGCTCCTCGTGCTCGCACTCATTGTCAAGGTCTCCTCGCCGGGCCCGGTGATCTACCGGCAGACGCGCATCGGGCGCCATGGGCGCGAGTTCCAGATGCTGAAGTTCCGGTCGATGGTGGTCGGCGCCGACAGTCGGCTGGAGGAGCTCATCGCCCAGCAGGACATGGGCAACGAGGTGCAGTTCAAGATGAAGGACGACCCTCGCGTGACGAAGGTCGGCCGCATCATGCGCAAGCTCAGCCTCGACGAGCTGCCGCAGCTGTTCAACGTGCTGGGCGGCTCGATGTCGCTCGTCGGCCCGCGCCCGCCGATCCAGCGCGAGGTGGACCTCTACGCCGACCACGTGCACCGCCGCTTCCTGGTGAAGCCGGGCATCACCGGCCTGTGGCAGGTCTCCGGCCGCTCGAGCCTCTCGTGGGACGACAGCGTGCGCCTCGACCTCTCCTACGTGGAGAACTGGAGCGTCATGGGCGACATCGTCATCCTCCTGAAGACCGGCAAAGCGGCGCTGCTGCCGGGCGACACCGCCTCCTGA
- a CDS encoding DUF4012 domain-containing protein has translation MPHSQDDALTAPMSRRARRQARLAAAEEARRREAESIEEPGFFATGIDAAATGKIDVLPDLGGVGEQQKPRSLWEPRDDESIPETAWDVRDDDNTPTTALNTSRLPDDAPTARHDVRGFADETPTARFDAPDLANGTPPSAPPPAKGRRRGEGDGSRGRRIRLGILIGVAVLVVAGLWLGARVLIVKSELEAAQRVVNHVQDGGTLEVSVPILGEHAANAASVRVDPVWRAAEFIPWAGDNLRGVRLAAEALDIVSNRIGTPAMEAMSDDSGESIIARVLPLLQDSTDDVARIADGIADVKDSGDLIAPVQTGVNLVDSVMSVAAPAFEYGPELLGANGDRNYLLVFQNNAESVGLGGSAASQTLMNANAGNLEIVNQASSANFVEGQAVDVDVDQSAIDLYSPFLIDHVNTSSSRPDFPTMSNIVTKFWQRDIADDRIDGVASIDPIALGYLLEATGPIQLDTGDVMTSQNAAQLLLSDVYSRWNSYESGDVVDQFFASVAEQVFTKISTGDFDVQSMLWAIRHGIDGGNILFHSANEDVQAQIADQKVAGILAKDNEEQTEVGVFFRDESASKIDYYMKSNIDVAQTCSADASQFEVKTTLHLDIDQASADALPDYVKSGTWGSEQFRTQVYVYGPPGTTVESVAVDGRDVTLTRDDVVDLDRPVAWFTTYLRPSELATVTATFSGDGDFGPLALRSTPMVQTTTGALTPCG, from the coding sequence ATGCCCCACTCCCAGGACGACGCGCTGACCGCGCCGATGAGCCGTCGCGCTCGCCGGCAAGCACGCCTGGCGGCCGCCGAGGAGGCTCGCCGCCGCGAGGCCGAGTCCATCGAGGAGCCCGGGTTCTTCGCCACCGGCATCGACGCGGCGGCGACAGGGAAGATCGACGTGCTGCCGGATCTCGGCGGCGTGGGCGAGCAGCAGAAGCCGCGGTCGCTGTGGGAGCCGCGCGACGACGAGTCGATTCCAGAAACGGCATGGGACGTGCGAGACGACGACAACACCCCGACGACGGCGCTGAACACGAGCCGTCTTCCGGACGACGCTCCGACGGCCCGGCACGACGTCCGCGGCTTCGCCGACGAGACCCCGACCGCCCGCTTCGACGCACCGGATCTCGCGAACGGCACACCGCCATCCGCCCCGCCGCCCGCGAAGGGCCGGCGCCGCGGGGAAGGCGACGGGTCGCGCGGGCGGCGCATCCGCCTGGGCATCCTCATCGGCGTGGCCGTGCTCGTGGTGGCGGGCCTCTGGCTCGGCGCGCGCGTGCTCATCGTGAAGAGCGAGCTCGAGGCCGCGCAGCGCGTGGTGAACCACGTGCAGGACGGCGGCACGCTCGAGGTGTCGGTGCCGATCCTCGGCGAGCACGCGGCCAACGCCGCGAGCGTGCGGGTCGACCCGGTGTGGCGCGCAGCGGAGTTCATCCCGTGGGCGGGCGACAACCTCCGCGGCGTGCGCCTGGCCGCCGAGGCCCTCGACATCGTGAGCAACCGCATCGGCACGCCCGCGATGGAGGCCATGTCGGACGACAGCGGCGAGTCGATCATCGCGCGGGTGCTGCCGCTCCTGCAGGACTCCACCGACGATGTCGCGCGGATCGCCGACGGCATCGCCGACGTGAAGGACTCCGGCGACCTCATCGCGCCCGTGCAGACCGGCGTGAACCTCGTCGACTCGGTGATGTCGGTCGCGGCTCCCGCGTTCGAATACGGGCCGGAGCTGCTGGGCGCGAACGGCGACCGCAACTACCTGCTGGTGTTCCAGAACAACGCCGAGTCGGTCGGCCTCGGCGGCTCGGCCGCCTCGCAGACCCTCATGAACGCCAACGCGGGCAACCTCGAGATCGTCAACCAGGCATCCAGTGCGAACTTCGTCGAGGGGCAGGCCGTCGACGTCGACGTCGACCAGAGCGCCATCGACCTGTACTCGCCGTTCCTCATCGACCACGTGAACACCTCGTCGAGCCGCCCCGATTTCCCGACGATGTCGAACATCGTCACGAAGTTCTGGCAGCGCGACATCGCCGACGACCGGATCGACGGCGTCGCGTCGATCGACCCGATCGCGCTCGGCTACCTGCTCGAGGCGACCGGGCCCATCCAGCTCGACACCGGCGACGTCATGACGAGCCAGAACGCCGCGCAGCTGCTTCTCAGCGACGTCTACAGCCGCTGGAACAGCTACGAGAGCGGGGACGTCGTCGACCAGTTCTTCGCGAGCGTCGCGGAGCAGGTCTTCACGAAGATCTCGACGGGCGACTTCGACGTGCAGTCGATGCTCTGGGCCATCCGGCATGGAATCGACGGCGGCAACATCCTCTTCCACAGCGCGAACGAAGACGTGCAGGCCCAGATCGCGGACCAGAAGGTCGCCGGCATCCTCGCGAAGGACAACGAGGAGCAGACCGAGGTCGGCGTCTTCTTCCGCGACGAGTCGGCGTCGAAGATCGACTACTACATGAAGTCGAACATCGACGTCGCGCAGACCTGCTCGGCGGATGCGTCGCAGTTCGAGGTGAAGACGACCCTGCACCTCGACATCGACCAGGCGTCGGCCGACGCGCTGCCCGACTACGTCAAGAGCGGCACGTGGGGCTCGGAGCAGTTCCGCACGCAGGTGTACGTCTACGGCCCTCCCGGCACGACCGTGGAGTCGGTCGCGGTCGACGGGCGCGATGTGACGCTCACGCGCGACGACGTGGTCGACCTCGACCGTCCGGTGGCGTGGTTCACGACATACCTGCGCCCGAGCGAGCTCGCGACGGTGACGGCGACGTTCTCCGGCGACGGCGACTTCGGGCCGCTCGCGCTGCGCTCGACGCCCATGGTGCAGACCACCACCGGCGCCCTCACGCCGTGCGGATGA
- a CDS encoding glycosyl hydrolase, with translation MKAVDSPRGKDQPMFARQKDKKRTAIIAASAIGAVVVLGGGTALALSLQQDEPETTAATPSATPSPTRTATPTPTPTPTPTPEPVDFPVSVPVEGALNGWQGAGSAQIADVWPQAGAAASGETSAFIDAPVVDEPVAALSTTVPVEAGKTYEFSAEVRQLASLPEPVEAAILIGETRVDLGELDASWQKVTETYTAPDGQTEATIAIQIDGPVEGLGVDDVTLKPQGGDNIVPNASFEDVTADWGILNNGLILREKSAALGVNMAAGDASWQVTRGDGSVAGEGKAKLGEGVSAIPLEGVTQGYYRVSVTDASGQSVATPVAVVDYEGARIAPDDRIGAITHVDQPWYLDAADILQSVGFGSARNDVLWEQNERTPGVYEFSSHYTSEFDKMHAHGIGLLGIVNYGNPMYDGGNPPSSPGAVEAYGNYAAAIAQRFDVVGLEVFNEFNHERFNTGGCGTAPTCYFPLVQSVQAKVDDSIPVVAGSTANYDSAWFAQLWSQTDTLSQADAMSFHPYNPQYYQKPENLTGAFDDARANMQNGAGGTLPIWLTEFGWTNGNELGQARSLADAAQNLIAAQTVSLGNGVEKYYWYDLVDDSTDSNNHEGNFGMFYQEGASVATAAPKPAAFAQALLIDQLGGREAIGRDDVGSGNQSYLFGEESDGVRVAWTLNGEATVEYEASGPIRMTDFNGAAMTLKPEDGKVSVPLTGRAVFLAGDFSPADEPDPTPTPTPTATPSPTQTPARTED, from the coding sequence ATGAAAGCCGTCGACAGCCCTCGGGGGAAGGACCAGCCGATGTTCGCGCGCCAGAAGGACAAGAAGAGAACCGCCATCATCGCGGCGAGCGCCATCGGCGCGGTCGTGGTGCTGGGCGGTGGCACGGCGCTCGCGCTGTCGCTGCAGCAGGACGAGCCGGAGACCACGGCGGCGACGCCGTCGGCCACGCCGAGTCCCACGCGCACCGCGACGCCGACGCCGACCCCCACGCCGACTCCGACGCCCGAGCCGGTGGACTTCCCGGTGTCGGTGCCCGTCGAAGGCGCACTGAACGGATGGCAGGGCGCGGGTTCCGCGCAGATCGCCGACGTGTGGCCGCAGGCGGGTGCCGCGGCGAGCGGCGAGACGTCGGCGTTCATCGACGCGCCCGTCGTGGATGAGCCGGTGGCCGCGCTCAGCACGACGGTCCCCGTCGAGGCGGGCAAGACGTACGAGTTCTCCGCCGAGGTGCGGCAGCTGGCGAGCCTCCCCGAGCCGGTCGAGGCGGCCATCCTCATCGGCGAGACCCGCGTCGACCTCGGCGAGCTCGACGCGTCGTGGCAGAAGGTCACCGAGACCTACACGGCGCCCGACGGGCAGACCGAGGCGACCATCGCCATCCAGATCGACGGACCGGTCGAGGGCCTGGGCGTCGACGACGTCACCCTGAAGCCTCAGGGCGGCGACAACATCGTGCCGAACGCGTCGTTCGAAGACGTGACGGCGGACTGGGGCATCCTCAACAACGGCCTGATCCTGCGCGAGAAGAGCGCGGCGCTCGGCGTGAACATGGCTGCCGGCGACGCGAGCTGGCAGGTCACGCGCGGTGACGGATCCGTGGCGGGCGAGGGCAAGGCCAAGCTCGGGGAGGGCGTCTCCGCCATCCCGCTCGAGGGCGTGACGCAGGGGTACTACCGCGTCTCGGTCACCGACGCGTCGGGTCAGAGCGTCGCGACGCCGGTCGCGGTCGTCGACTACGAGGGTGCGCGCATCGCGCCGGACGACCGCATCGGCGCCATCACGCACGTCGACCAGCCCTGGTACCTCGACGCGGCGGACATCCTGCAGTCGGTGGGCTTCGGCTCCGCCCGCAACGACGTGCTGTGGGAGCAGAACGAGCGCACGCCCGGCGTCTACGAGTTCAGCTCGCACTACACGAGCGAGTTCGACAAGATGCACGCGCACGGCATCGGCCTGCTCGGCATCGTGAACTACGGCAACCCGATGTACGACGGCGGCAACCCTCCCTCGTCGCCGGGTGCGGTCGAGGCGTACGGCAACTACGCCGCCGCCATCGCCCAGCGCTTCGATGTGGTCGGGCTCGAGGTCTTCAACGAGTTCAACCACGAGCGCTTCAACACGGGCGGCTGCGGCACCGCGCCCACCTGCTACTTCCCGCTCGTGCAGTCCGTGCAGGCGAAGGTCGACGACTCGATCCCCGTGGTCGCCGGCTCTACGGCGAACTACGACAGCGCCTGGTTCGCGCAGCTGTGGTCGCAGACCGACACGCTGTCGCAGGCCGACGCCATGAGCTTCCACCCGTACAACCCGCAGTATTACCAGAAGCCCGAGAACCTCACCGGCGCCTTCGACGACGCCCGCGCGAACATGCAGAACGGCGCGGGCGGCACGCTCCCGATCTGGCTCACCGAGTTCGGGTGGACCAACGGCAACGAGCTCGGCCAGGCCCGCTCGCTCGCCGACGCCGCGCAGAACCTCATCGCCGCGCAGACCGTCAGCCTCGGCAACGGCGTGGAGAAGTACTACTGGTACGACCTCGTCGACGACAGCACCGACTCGAACAACCACGAGGGCAACTTCGGCATGTTCTACCAGGAGGGCGCGAGCGTCGCCACGGCGGCTCCGAAGCCGGCGGCCTTCGCCCAGGCGCTCCTCATCGACCAGCTCGGCGGGCGCGAGGCGATCGGCCGCGACGACGTCGGTTCCGGCAACCAGTCGTATCTCTTCGGCGAGGAGTCCGACGGCGTGCGCGTCGCCTGGACGCTCAACGGCGAGGCGACCGTCGAGTACGAGGCGAGCGGGCCCATCCGCATGACCGACTTCAACGGCGCCGCGATGACGCTGAAGCCCGAGGACGGCAAGGTCTCCGTGCCACTCACCGGGCGCGCAGTGTTCCTCGCCGGCGACTTCTCGCCGGCCGACGAGCCCGACCCCACCCCCACGCCGACCCCGACGGCGACGCCGTCGCCCACGCAGACCCCGGCGCGCACCGAAGACTGA
- a CDS encoding glycosyltransferase family 2 protein, giving the protein MPLETPLIDVVVPVYGGWEHVEPCLRALEEQTMRANVIVVDDCSPDDTADRIAREFPDVTLLRNDRNRGFAHTCNRGIAHGTALYVLLLNSDVIAEPTLVEQVLTAFEGTKGQLGSVAPLLMRPDGRVDSLGITADPTGAGFVRYHGASVERASAVVPPLLGPYGAAAGYRRKALGEVGLLDEGIFMYGEELDLALRLRAAGWPTIGLETPGGVHIGGASAGEGSPKQRYLAGFGRGYLLRAWGVMRTRRALRALVIDAIVCLRRIVLHRDVKSLTGRLAGWRAAAREVRPAFPLVATDGSIGMLQSLRMRSATYWERL; this is encoded by the coding sequence ATGCCGCTCGAGACACCGCTGATCGACGTCGTGGTGCCCGTGTACGGCGGGTGGGAGCATGTCGAGCCGTGCCTGCGCGCGCTCGAGGAGCAGACGATGCGCGCGAACGTCATCGTCGTCGACGACTGCTCCCCCGACGACACCGCGGATCGGATCGCCCGCGAGTTCCCCGACGTCACGCTGCTGCGCAACGACCGCAACCGCGGCTTCGCGCACACGTGCAATCGCGGAATCGCGCACGGCACCGCGCTCTACGTGCTGCTCCTCAACAGCGATGTCATCGCCGAGCCGACGCTCGTCGAGCAGGTGCTGACCGCGTTCGAGGGGACGAAGGGGCAGCTCGGCAGCGTGGCGCCGCTGCTGATGCGTCCGGATGGCCGTGTCGATTCCCTGGGGATCACCGCGGATCCGACCGGAGCCGGGTTCGTCCGCTATCACGGCGCGTCGGTCGAGCGCGCGTCGGCGGTCGTGCCGCCGCTCCTCGGTCCATACGGTGCCGCCGCCGGGTACCGCCGCAAGGCGCTCGGCGAGGTCGGGCTGCTCGACGAGGGCATCTTCATGTACGGCGAGGAGCTCGATCTCGCTCTGCGCCTGCGCGCGGCGGGATGGCCGACCATCGGCCTCGAGACCCCGGGCGGCGTGCACATCGGCGGGGCGTCCGCGGGCGAGGGATCGCCGAAGCAGCGGTACCTCGCGGGCTTCGGCCGCGGCTATCTCCTCCGCGCGTGGGGCGTGATGCGCACGCGCCGTGCACTGCGGGCGCTGGTGATCGACGCGATCGTGTGCCTGCGACGGATCGTGCTGCACCGCGACGTGAAGTCCCTGACCGGTCGGCTGGCCGGATGGCGCGCCGCGGCTCGAGAGGTGCGCCCGGCTTTTCCCCTGGTCGCGACGGATGGCTCCATCGGCATGCTGCAGTCGCTGCGTATGCGCTCCGCGACGTATTGGGAGCGGCTGTGA